A window of the Bradyrhizobium ottawaense genome harbors these coding sequences:
- a CDS encoding GntR family transcriptional regulator — protein sequence MKAQAEEASALTREEEQAEVIRRLEEDIIFGRFAPGSRLVEDTLMTRYGASRHFVRQGLFQLERQGIVLREKNIGATVRFYSAEEVRQIYEVREMLTRQAALMIALPAPASLIEELSELQRQYCARADAQDLRGIHETNDAFHVALFSACGNPYLVRSLQDYMNLTLPMRAKNLADKEGLALSRRQHELMIELLKGRDSWALAQLCVDHMQFSKADYLGRIADNKNP from the coding sequence ATGAAAGCTCAGGCAGAGGAAGCTTCCGCGCTGACGCGCGAGGAGGAACAGGCGGAAGTCATTCGCCGCCTGGAAGAGGACATCATCTTCGGCCGCTTCGCGCCGGGCTCGCGGCTGGTCGAGGACACGCTGATGACGCGCTACGGCGCCAGCCGGCATTTCGTGCGCCAGGGCCTGTTCCAGCTCGAACGCCAGGGCATCGTGCTGCGCGAGAAGAATATCGGCGCCACCGTGCGGTTCTATTCGGCCGAGGAAGTGCGGCAGATCTACGAGGTGCGGGAGATGCTGACGCGGCAGGCCGCGCTGATGATCGCGCTGCCCGCGCCCGCCAGCCTGATCGAAGAGTTGAGCGAGCTGCAGCGGCAATATTGCGCGAGGGCCGATGCGCAGGACCTGCGCGGCATTCACGAGACCAACGACGCCTTCCACGTCGCGCTGTTTTCGGCTTGCGGCAATCCCTATCTGGTGCGCTCGCTGCAGGACTACATGAACCTGACGCTGCCGATGCGGGCCAAGAACCTCGCCGACAAGGAAGGTTTGGCGCTATCGCGTCGCCAGCACGAACTAATGATCGAGCTGTTGAAGGGCCGCGACAGCTGGGCGCTGGCGCAGCTCTGCGTCGACCACATGCAGTTCAGCAAGGCGGACTATCTCGGCCGCATCGCGGACAACAAGAATCCGTAA